In Nicotiana tabacum cultivar K326 chromosome 19, ASM71507v2, whole genome shotgun sequence, one DNA window encodes the following:
- the LOC142161730 gene encoding uncharacterized protein LOC142161730, producing MENTLSQRGYDQMIQLLKEALPEDNIMLESYYQTKKLVRSLGLPVEKIDCCNSGCMLYWGDDEDLTSCKFCGYEFKCRVGSRKRKLVPYKKMYYFPLIPRLRRLYASHTTVGDMRWHHEHIQEEGVMRHPSDSEAWKHFNENHSFFAAEPRNVRLGLCTNGFQPFGQLGRKYSSWPVIVTPYNLPPWMCMKEAYMFLTVIVPGPTNPKQKIDVFLQPLIKELTLLWEEGVEAFDISKKQNFQLRAALMWTINDFPTYSMLSGWSTAGKLACPYCMEEAQSLRLCHGGKTTWFDSHRMFLDQHHLFRKDRKNFLKGQTVKRLPPALRTGEEILNQISELGLRKVTEEDAQVVNSRL from the coding sequence ATGGAGAACACTTTATCACAGAGGGGATATGACCAAATGATACAATTGCTGAAAGAGGCTTTACCTGAAGATAACATAATGCTTGAAAGTTATTATCAAACCAAGAAGCTAGTGCGTAGCTTGGGTTTGCCGGTTGAAAAGATTGATTGTTGTAATTCGGGATGTATGTTGTATTGGGGTGACGATGAAGACCTCACATCTTGCAAGTTTTGTGGCTACGAGTTTAAATGTCGCGTTGGTTCTCGTAAGAGGAAATTAGTCCCTTATAAAAAGATGTATTATTTTCCTTTGATTCCTAGATTGCGAAGATTATACGCATCTCATACTACAGTCGGTGACATGAGATGGCATCATGAGCATATACAAGAGGAGGGGGTAATGCGTCATCCATCAGACTCTGAGGCTTGGAAGCACTTCAATGAAAATCATTCATTTTTTGCTGCTGAACCAAGGAATGTGAGGCTGGGTTTATGTACTAATGGTTTCCAACCATTTGGTCAATTAGGAAGAAAATACTCTTCGTGGCCGGTGATTGTCACTCCATACAACTTACCTCCTTGGATGTGTATGAAAGAGGCGTACATGTTCTTAACTGTCATTGTTCCAGGGCCAACCAATCCTAAACAAAAAATTGATGTTTTTCTACAACCTCTAATAAAAGAATTGACCTTGTTATGGGAGGAAGGTGTGGAAGCATTTGACATCTCAAAAAAGCAAAACTTTCAATTAAGGGCGGCTTTGATGTGGACAATCAatgactttccaacatattcTATGTTATCAGGATGGAGTACTGCTGGCAAGTTAGCATGTCCTTATTGTATGGAGGAAGCACAATCTTTAAGATTATGTCATGGTGGGAAAACAACTTGGTTTGATAGTCATAGAATGTTCCTCGACCAACACCATCTATTTAGGAAAGATCGTAAAAACTTTCTTAAAGGTCAGACTGTCAAAAGGCTACCACCAGCACTTAGAACGGGAGAGGAAATTTTGAACCAAATTAGTGAGTTAGGGCTAAGGAAAGTAACAGAGGAAGATGCACAAGTAGTTAATTCGAGACTGTAA